A genomic region of Kribbella sp. NBC_00382 contains the following coding sequences:
- a CDS encoding FtsX-like permease family protein: MFFLSRQTVRRHLSLYAGSFVALAVGVFLLGLAATATAATIAYHGPAADYITVNLPHADPPTTARVLLSGEDASGLQVVLSMVGVLSGFITIFVIASTFAFAVASRRREVGLIRLIGATPKQVKRMVLGEALVVALAASLTGAVLAQLVTPLVLAKASYTELAPVKLEAASPWVPLAIAVGAGLVVALLGARSAARRAGKVGAVDALREAALEPPRIGPVRVIFGVLFLAAAIVLLALIRPGTGEAVVPLAMFTPMLLVIALTLLAPLVVPLVSWLWALPLVAWTQVSGRLARSNVVAAPRRSASLAAPILAISAIAGSMVLTLSFAADAATATIRDTVRTPIVVTAPEDSAPLGDRILGTPGVGYADGAVPVRLIRTDRDSAELEDAEGIDPAIATKARAITTLSGDLAGMTGKKVAVSNQVDGHKYRVGDSIDVTFADRTTDRLEVVAILKGAPEVNPPLFMSLDLARRHAPQAGPTRWFVQPAEGVDAATLIKALDERLAGTGADAVPATEWEQEQGEGIRTGNQLGLILLLGPAALYSAIAIANTLLMGSLQRRHEFVTSRLLGATPAQIRRMVLWESSLVGVVAISLGTVITVTVGLLIRHAMTADLSDVPTTVPWATLLGIGSVCLVLAVGSALVPTSFILRRSHPSGAVD, encoded by the coding sequence ATGTTCTTCCTGAGCCGGCAAACCGTCCGCCGGCACCTGTCCCTGTACGCCGGTTCCTTCGTCGCGCTCGCCGTCGGTGTCTTCCTCCTCGGGCTGGCCGCTACCGCAACCGCCGCCACCATCGCGTACCACGGCCCGGCCGCCGACTACATCACCGTCAACCTGCCCCACGCCGATCCGCCGACCACCGCGCGAGTCCTGCTCTCAGGTGAGGACGCATCCGGCCTCCAGGTCGTGCTCAGCATGGTCGGCGTGCTCAGCGGCTTCATCACCATCTTCGTCATCGCGAGCACCTTCGCGTTCGCCGTTGCGTCCCGGCGCCGGGAGGTCGGTCTGATCCGGTTGATCGGTGCGACGCCGAAGCAGGTCAAGCGGATGGTGCTCGGCGAGGCGCTCGTCGTCGCGCTCGCGGCATCGCTGACGGGCGCGGTACTCGCTCAGCTGGTGACTCCGCTGGTGCTGGCCAAGGCGTCATACACGGAACTGGCGCCGGTGAAGCTCGAAGCGGCCAGCCCCTGGGTGCCCCTCGCGATCGCGGTCGGCGCCGGACTGGTCGTCGCGCTCCTCGGCGCGCGATCGGCCGCTCGCCGGGCCGGGAAGGTCGGAGCCGTCGATGCCCTACGTGAGGCAGCGCTCGAGCCGCCGCGGATCGGGCCTGTCCGGGTGATCTTCGGCGTACTCTTCCTGGCCGCGGCGATCGTGCTGCTCGCCCTGATCCGCCCGGGCACCGGCGAAGCCGTCGTCCCGCTCGCGATGTTCACCCCGATGCTGCTGGTCATCGCGCTGACCTTGCTCGCGCCGCTCGTTGTCCCGTTGGTGAGTTGGCTGTGGGCGCTGCCGCTGGTCGCCTGGACGCAGGTCTCCGGACGACTTGCCCGCAGCAATGTTGTCGCGGCGCCCCGCCGCAGCGCTTCGCTGGCCGCTCCGATCCTGGCCATCTCCGCGATCGCCGGCTCGATGGTCCTCACCCTCAGCTTCGCCGCCGACGCCGCCACGGCGACGATCCGGGACACCGTCCGTACGCCGATCGTGGTGACCGCACCAGAGGACTCCGCGCCGCTGGGCGACCGCATCCTCGGTACGCCCGGAGTCGGGTACGCCGACGGCGCCGTCCCGGTCCGGCTGATCCGTACCGACCGCGACAGCGCCGAACTGGAGGACGCCGAAGGGATCGACCCGGCGATCGCCACCAAGGCCCGCGCGATCACCACGCTCAGCGGAGACCTGGCCGGGATGACCGGCAAGAAGGTTGCTGTGAGCAATCAAGTGGACGGGCACAAGTATCGGGTCGGCGACTCGATCGACGTCACCTTCGCCGACCGGACGACGGACCGGCTCGAGGTGGTCGCAATCCTCAAGGGAGCACCCGAGGTCAATCCCCCGCTGTTCATGTCGCTCGACCTCGCCCGCCGGCACGCCCCCCAAGCCGGCCCGACCCGCTGGTTCGTCCAACCGGCCGAGGGTGTCGACGCGGCCACGCTCATCAAGGCGCTCGACGAGCGACTGGCAGGTACGGGCGCGGACGCCGTACCGGCCACCGAGTGGGAGCAAGAGCAGGGTGAAGGGATCCGGACGGGCAACCAGCTCGGGCTGATCCTGCTGCTCGGCCCGGCCGCGTTGTACAGCGCCATCGCGATCGCCAACACCCTCCTGATGGGCAGCCTCCAACGCCGCCACGAGTTCGTCACCTCCCGCCTGCTCGGTGCCACGCCTGCGCAGATCCGCCGGATGGTGTTGTGGGAATCGTCGCTGGTCGGAGTGGTCGCGATCAGCCTGGGAACGGTGATCACGGTGACGGTCGGCCTGCTGATCCGGCACGCGATGACTGCTGACTTGTCAGATGTTCCGACGACCGTGCCCTGGGCGACGCTGCTGGGGATCGGCTCGGTCTGTCTCGTCCTGGCGGTGGGATCCGCGCTCGTACCGACCTCCTTCATCCTCCGCCGATCCCATCCCTCCGGCGCGGTCGACTAG
- a CDS encoding HAD family hydrolase, whose amino-acid sequence MPRLACFDLDNTLIDRDRAFHDWVEWWVQRKGLGPEAVDWLHEHDGGGYRPREELFAGMKERFGLDADVAALVHAYDREYPVFASIDPAVVPGLASLRTAGWRVAVVTNGGVVQQSIKLERTGVGAVVDYCCISEAVGVRKPDPRIFKIAAAQTGATLVDGWMVGDHPAYDIAGGIAAGLSTILIGNHHPTAASPDRVPTHHFASVLQAFPVILAS is encoded by the coding sequence ATGCCCCGCCTCGCCTGCTTCGACCTCGACAACACGCTGATCGATCGCGATCGCGCCTTCCACGACTGGGTCGAGTGGTGGGTCCAGCGGAAAGGTCTCGGGCCTGAGGCGGTCGACTGGTTGCACGAGCATGACGGCGGCGGATACCGCCCGCGGGAAGAACTGTTCGCGGGGATGAAGGAACGGTTCGGGCTCGATGCGGATGTCGCCGCGCTGGTGCATGCCTACGACCGTGAGTACCCGGTGTTCGCCTCGATCGACCCTGCCGTGGTGCCGGGACTCGCCTCGCTCCGCACGGCGGGCTGGCGAGTGGCGGTGGTTACCAATGGTGGGGTTGTGCAGCAGTCGATCAAGCTGGAGCGGACCGGGGTCGGGGCGGTCGTCGACTACTGCTGCATCTCCGAGGCGGTCGGGGTGCGAAAGCCGGACCCGCGGATCTTCAAGATCGCTGCCGCGCAGACCGGCGCGACGCTGGTCGACGGCTGGATGGTGGGGGATCACCCCGCGTACGACATCGCAGGTGGGATCGCGGCCGGGCTGTCCACGATCCTGATCGGCAACCATCACCCGACGGCCGCCTCGCCGGATCGGGTGCCCACGCACCACTTCGCGTCGGTGCTGCAGGCGTTCCCGGTCATCCTTGCAAGCTGA
- a CDS encoding MFS transporter, whose amino-acid sequence MTASPRARLTLASVAVAFAAADTYVVVLALPDMMSGVGLSADQLQRAAPIVSGFLLGYIAVLPLIGRIADVVGRTPVLVGALMLFAVGSLITASSYDLSLVVTGRFLQGVGGGGLVPATLALVADLWPADKRGLPLGIVGAVQELGSVLGPLLGAAVLAIADWRYIFWLNLTVAVILALLLRGLRRPPLSAAVGLLACIALGLTLTAPERLASGVTLGLPFVPFSGESRLLTPIGVVSLVLLVLWLALILFKARASLRDLVKQVDLVGALLLACALAGVVLAFATADPEREVMAPAGPWLLVAAAVFAGLFALWQRRTAQAIVPPGLLGAKPAWGSLVVSFLVGAALIAALVDVPVFARTTQRGGQLAAALVLLRFLIALPIGAVVGGWLTRRYGLGLITGAGLGLAGAMFVLMALWEKDALKHAPATIALLVCGFGFGLALSPVNTAILGATRPDSHGLVSALVVVARMIGMLIGVSALTALGLRRYYTLVDDLPSPNDLCPGKAPTTCRPFIDGLQEAAISQVHTIFAGAAICAFAAAVLAVLLLGRRGAVHR is encoded by the coding sequence GTGACCGCCAGCCCCCGGGCGCGGCTGACGCTCGCGTCGGTCGCGGTCGCCTTCGCGGCGGCCGACACCTACGTCGTCGTACTGGCGTTGCCCGACATGATGTCCGGGGTCGGCCTGTCTGCGGATCAACTGCAGCGAGCCGCTCCGATCGTGTCGGGCTTCCTGCTCGGCTACATCGCAGTACTCCCGCTGATCGGCCGCATCGCCGACGTGGTCGGGCGTACGCCGGTACTGGTCGGCGCGCTGATGCTCTTCGCGGTGGGCTCGCTCATCACGGCCAGCTCCTACGACCTGTCGTTGGTCGTCACTGGGCGGTTCCTGCAAGGAGTCGGCGGCGGTGGTCTCGTACCGGCGACGCTGGCTCTGGTGGCCGACCTCTGGCCTGCTGACAAGCGCGGACTCCCACTAGGCATAGTCGGTGCAGTCCAAGAGCTTGGGTCAGTGTTGGGGCCTTTGCTTGGCGCTGCTGTTCTCGCGATCGCCGACTGGCGCTACATCTTCTGGCTCAACCTCACGGTCGCCGTCATCCTTGCTCTGCTCCTCCGCGGACTCCGACGGCCACCGCTGTCAGCTGCAGTCGGGTTGCTGGCCTGCATCGCGCTAGGTCTGACCCTGACCGCTCCAGAGCGACTAGCCAGCGGGGTCACGCTGGGTCTGCCGTTCGTACCGTTCTCTGGTGAGTCCCGGCTCCTCACGCCCATCGGCGTCGTCTCACTCGTGCTGCTGGTCCTTTGGCTCGCACTGATCCTCTTCAAGGCTCGGGCGAGCCTCAGGGATCTGGTGAAGCAGGTGGACCTGGTGGGCGCACTGCTACTCGCCTGTGCGCTGGCGGGCGTAGTACTGGCGTTCGCGACAGCTGATCCTGAGCGTGAGGTCATGGCACCGGCTGGGCCGTGGCTGCTGGTCGCCGCTGCGGTCTTCGCCGGGCTATTCGCCCTCTGGCAACGCCGTACTGCGCAGGCGATCGTCCCGCCCGGTCTGCTCGGCGCCAAGCCGGCCTGGGGATCGCTGGTGGTCAGCTTCCTCGTCGGGGCCGCCCTGATCGCAGCACTGGTCGACGTCCCCGTCTTCGCCCGTACTACGCAGAGAGGCGGCCAACTCGCGGCCGCGCTGGTCCTGCTGCGCTTCCTGATCGCCCTGCCCATCGGTGCTGTCGTCGGAGGCTGGCTGACGCGTCGCTACGGACTGGGCCTCATCACCGGCGCCGGGCTCGGGCTCGCCGGCGCCATGTTCGTCCTGATGGCCCTGTGGGAGAAGGACGCCCTCAAGCATGCCCCGGCCACCATCGCGCTGCTCGTCTGCGGCTTCGGGTTCGGGCTCGCCCTGTCGCCGGTCAACACCGCGATCCTCGGCGCCACCCGGCCGGACAGCCACGGACTCGTCAGCGCGCTGGTCGTGGTCGCCCGGATGATCGGCATGCTGATCGGCGTCTCGGCCCTGACCGCCCTCGGGCTGCGGCGCTACTACACGCTCGTCGACGACCTTCCGTCACCGAACGACCTCTGCCCGGGCAAGGCCCCGACCACCTGTCGTCCGTTCATCGACGGACTGCAGGAAGCAGCCATTTCACAAGTTCACACGATCTTCGCCGGGGCGGCGATCTGCGCGTTCGCGGCCGCGGTACTGGCTGTTCTGCTGCTCGGGCGGCGTGGCGCTGTCCACAGGTGA
- a CDS encoding beta-class carbonic anhydrase, translated as MSATPRNFDDLLAANVEYSKNFQYSGFDGIAHAGIGFVTCMDSRIPPLELLGLKPGDMKVLRSAGARVTEVTMTGLVLGVQLLGVKRIMIVPHTRCAMASMTEDEMRAKVEVAAGKPAGYLPLNVIPDQLEALRHDVAAVREHPLIGDDILVGGFMYDVDTGLLEQIT; from the coding sequence ATGAGCGCCACCCCTCGTAACTTCGACGACCTGCTGGCCGCCAACGTGGAGTACAGCAAGAATTTCCAGTACAGCGGTTTCGACGGGATCGCCCACGCGGGCATCGGTTTCGTCACCTGTATGGACTCCCGGATCCCGCCGCTGGAGCTGCTCGGCCTCAAGCCGGGCGACATGAAGGTGCTGCGCAGCGCCGGCGCCCGGGTCACCGAGGTGACCATGACCGGCCTGGTCCTCGGCGTCCAGCTGCTCGGCGTGAAGCGGATCATGATCGTGCCGCACACCCGCTGCGCGATGGCCTCGATGACCGAGGACGAGATGCGCGCCAAGGTCGAGGTGGCGGCCGGCAAACCGGCCGGGTACCTTCCCCTCAACGTCATCCCCGACCAGCTCGAGGCACTGCGCCACGACGTCGCCGCAGTCCGCGAACACCCCTTGATCGGCGACGACATCCTGGTCGGCGGCTTCATGTACGACGTCGATACAGGCTTGCTGGAGCAGATCACCTGA
- a CDS encoding ABC transporter ATP-binding protein — protein sequence MTSTAPTRYPVVPSEPPALLLDGITKTYRSKAGSVEALRGVTYHFVRGSFTAVMGASGSGKSTLLQCAAGLDQPTSGEVMLGGTSLRGLGEVALTKLRREQMGFVFQAYNLLPSLTVYDNIALPLRLTGRKPRRDEVHRVLDQVGLEGKARRRPAELSGGQQQRVAIARALITQPAVFFADEPTGALDSSTSRQILGLLREATDRAGQTVVMVTHDPVAAAYAERVLFLSDGLVAGQIDRGTPAQIAAAMSDLER from the coding sequence ATGACCAGCACCGCGCCGACGCGCTACCCCGTCGTACCGAGTGAACCGCCTGCCCTGCTACTGGACGGGATCACCAAGACGTACCGCTCCAAGGCCGGCTCGGTCGAGGCGCTGCGAGGCGTCACCTACCACTTCGTCCGCGGCTCCTTCACCGCTGTCATGGGTGCGTCCGGCTCGGGCAAGTCCACCCTGCTGCAGTGCGCGGCCGGGCTCGACCAGCCGACGTCCGGCGAGGTGATGCTCGGCGGTACCAGCCTGCGCGGGCTCGGCGAGGTCGCGCTCACCAAGCTGCGCCGGGAGCAGATGGGCTTCGTGTTCCAGGCGTACAACCTGCTCCCCTCGCTCACCGTCTACGACAACATCGCGCTGCCGTTGCGGCTGACCGGCCGCAAGCCGCGCCGCGACGAAGTTCATCGGGTACTCGACCAAGTCGGCCTCGAAGGCAAGGCCCGGCGCCGCCCGGCCGAGCTCTCCGGCGGGCAGCAGCAACGGGTCGCGATCGCGCGTGCCCTGATCACCCAGCCGGCTGTCTTCTTCGCCGACGAGCCGACCGGCGCGCTGGACAGCAGCACCAGCCGGCAGATCCTCGGGTTGTTGCGTGAGGCAACTGATCGAGCGGGCCAGACCGTTGTCATGGTCACCCACGACCCGGTCGCCGCGGCGTACGCCGAACGTGTCCTCTTCCTGTCCGACGGCCTGGTCGCCGGACAGATCGACCGTGGCACCCCGGCCCAGATCGCCGCGGCCATGAGCGACCTGGAGCGCTGA
- a CDS encoding DNA gyrase/topoisomerase IV subunit A, with translation MARRTSSTAEPEDFEEHILDVDVSDEMRSSFLEYAYSVIYSRALPDARDGLKPVQRRILFSMAENNIRPDRGHVKSARVVGEVMGKYHPHGDGAIYDALVRTAQPWSMRLPLIDGHGNFGSLDDGPAAMRYTECRMAPSAVAMTNGLDENVVDYKPNYDGREEEPSVLPAAFPNLLVNGAAGIAVGMATNMAPHNLVEVIQALRHLIKTPGADIDDLMRFIPGPDLPTGGKIVGLEGIKDAYLTGRGSFKMRATARIENVTPRRKGIVVTELPYTVGPEKVIEKIKTLVQAKKLQGIADVKDLTDRAHGTQLVIEVKNGFVPEALLEQLYKMTPLEDSFSINAVCLVDGQPRTLGLKELLEVYLGHRYDVTRRRTEFRRKKAQDRLHIVDGLLVAILDIDEVIQIIRTSDDAAAARTRLMDIYDLSEVQTNYILDMPLRRLTKFSKLELETEKGELEREIEKLSAILNDETLLKKTVSEELADVAKTYGTPRRTVLLESSGATKTAAVPLEVTDDPCWVLLSSTGLLARTNGVEAFGGGEDRAKHDAIVSAIKSTARGQYGLITSAGRLIRLESLDLPAVPTTASAPNLQGGAPVAEFISLDAGEKALALTTMDPDSIGVALGTSTGVVKRVTPDHLSNRDSWEIIRLNDGDEVVGAVELTTGEEELVFVSSDAQLLHYSASAVRPQGRTAGGMAGIRLAAGQKVVYFGAVDPAKESVLVTISGSSSALPGTEVGQVKVTPFSEYPGKGRATGGVRCHRLLKGEDGLLLAFAGAAPVKASANSGAPVELPPLDPRRDGSGVPVAQPIAAVAADLAG, from the coding sequence ATGGCACGCCGTACCAGCAGCACCGCCGAACCCGAGGACTTCGAGGAGCACATCCTCGATGTCGACGTCTCCGACGAGATGCGCAGCAGCTTCCTGGAGTACGCCTACTCGGTGATCTACTCCCGGGCCCTGCCGGACGCCCGCGACGGACTGAAGCCGGTCCAGCGCCGGATCCTGTTCTCGATGGCCGAGAACAACATCCGGCCCGACCGCGGTCACGTGAAGAGCGCCCGTGTCGTCGGTGAGGTCATGGGTAAGTACCACCCGCACGGCGACGGCGCGATCTACGACGCGCTGGTCCGGACCGCGCAGCCCTGGTCGATGCGGCTGCCGCTGATCGACGGCCACGGAAACTTCGGCTCGCTCGACGACGGCCCGGCCGCGATGCGGTACACGGAGTGCCGGATGGCTCCGTCGGCCGTGGCGATGACGAATGGCCTGGACGAGAACGTCGTCGACTACAAGCCGAACTACGACGGCCGGGAAGAAGAGCCGTCCGTACTGCCGGCCGCCTTCCCGAACCTGCTGGTCAACGGCGCCGCCGGCATCGCGGTCGGGATGGCCACCAACATGGCCCCGCACAACCTGGTCGAGGTGATCCAGGCGCTGCGGCACCTGATCAAGACGCCGGGCGCCGACATCGACGACCTGATGCGCTTCATCCCCGGCCCGGACCTGCCGACCGGCGGCAAGATCGTCGGCCTGGAAGGCATCAAGGACGCGTATCTGACCGGCCGCGGCAGCTTCAAGATGCGGGCCACCGCCCGGATCGAGAACGTCACCCCACGGCGCAAGGGCATCGTGGTCACCGAGCTGCCCTACACGGTCGGCCCGGAGAAGGTGATCGAGAAGATCAAGACGCTGGTCCAGGCCAAGAAGCTGCAGGGCATCGCCGACGTCAAGGACCTGACCGACCGGGCGCACGGGACCCAGCTGGTGATCGAGGTCAAGAACGGCTTCGTGCCCGAGGCACTGCTCGAGCAGCTCTACAAGATGACGCCGCTGGAGGACTCGTTCTCCATCAACGCCGTCTGCCTGGTCGACGGCCAGCCGCGCACGCTCGGGCTGAAGGAACTGCTCGAGGTCTACCTGGGTCACCGGTACGACGTGACGCGCCGGCGCACCGAGTTCCGCCGCAAGAAGGCGCAGGACCGGCTGCACATCGTCGACGGCCTGCTGGTCGCGATCCTGGACATCGACGAGGTCATCCAGATCATCCGGACCAGCGACGACGCGGCCGCCGCGCGGACCCGGTTGATGGACATCTACGACCTGTCCGAGGTGCAGACGAACTACATCCTGGACATGCCGCTGCGCCGGCTGACGAAGTTCTCCAAGCTCGAACTCGAGACCGAGAAGGGCGAGCTCGAGCGCGAGATCGAGAAGCTGTCCGCGATCCTGAACGACGAGACGCTGCTGAAGAAGACCGTCTCCGAGGAGCTCGCCGACGTCGCCAAGACCTATGGCACCCCGCGTCGCACGGTCCTGCTCGAGTCGTCCGGCGCGACCAAGACGGCGGCCGTGCCGCTCGAGGTCACCGACGACCCGTGCTGGGTGCTGCTGAGCTCCACCGGGTTGCTCGCGCGGACCAATGGCGTCGAGGCGTTCGGTGGCGGCGAGGACCGGGCCAAGCACGATGCGATCGTCTCGGCGATCAAGAGCACCGCCCGCGGTCAGTACGGGCTCATCACCAGCGCGGGACGGTTGATCCGGCTGGAGTCGCTCGACCTTCCCGCAGTACCGACGACCGCCTCGGCGCCGAACCTGCAGGGTGGGGCGCCGGTCGCCGAGTTCATCTCGCTGGATGCCGGTGAGAAGGCGCTGGCGCTCACCACGATGGACCCGGACTCGATCGGTGTCGCGCTCGGGACTTCGACCGGTGTCGTCAAGCGGGTCACCCCGGATCACCTGAGCAACCGCGACTCGTGGGAGATCATCCGGCTCAACGACGGCGACGAGGTCGTCGGCGCGGTCGAGCTGACCACGGGTGAGGAAGAGCTCGTCTTCGTCTCCAGCGACGCGCAACTGCTGCACTACAGCGCTTCCGCGGTACGCCCGCAAGGCCGGACCGCCGGCGGCATGGCCGGCATCCGGTTGGCGGCCGGCCAGAAGGTCGTGTACTTCGGCGCCGTCGACCCGGCCAAGGAGTCGGTCCTGGTCACCATCTCCGGCTCGTCGTCGGCGCTCCCGGGCACCGAGGTCGGCCAGGTCAAGGTGACGCCCTTCAGTGAGTACCCGGGCAAGGGCCGCGCGACCGGAGGCGTTCGATGCCACCGGCTGCTCAAGGGTGAGGACGGGCTGCTGCTCGCCTTCGCCGGAGCGGCCCCGGTCAAGGCCAGCGCCAACAGCGGCGCCCCGGTCGAGCTTCCCCCGCTGGACCCCCGACGCGACGGTTCCGGCGTACCGGTGGCTCAGCCGATCGCGGCGGTTGCCGCAGACCTGGCAGGCTGA
- a CDS encoding LppX_LprAFG lipoprotein, whose translation MKKLVTFGAVLVLAVSLAACGGKKDNAAAKTADDPVALLTEVKKTIDDAASVHVVITGRDLPSSGQVLASGDGVATHAPAFKGKLTVRTAGSPIDAEVVAVGGKVYAKLPFLPGFNEVPPSQLAGLGAPDPAILLDPAKGLTGVLPTLKDAKIKGDTRDGAKVLTEVTGSVEGKTLQGIFPKAPADQDFPSSFKIDKDTKQLVSATITGPYYDGATSSYDVTFDKYGEQVEITKP comes from the coding sequence ATGAAGAAACTGGTCACGTTCGGTGCGGTACTCGTACTGGCTGTGTCACTGGCAGCTTGTGGCGGCAAGAAGGACAACGCCGCTGCCAAGACCGCTGACGATCCGGTCGCGCTGCTGACCGAGGTCAAGAAGACGATCGACGACGCCGCGAGTGTGCACGTCGTGATCACCGGGCGGGACCTGCCGAGCTCCGGTCAGGTGCTCGCCAGCGGTGACGGCGTCGCCACCCATGCGCCGGCGTTCAAGGGCAAGCTGACAGTCCGTACCGCCGGTTCGCCGATCGATGCGGAGGTCGTCGCGGTCGGCGGCAAGGTCTACGCGAAGCTGCCGTTCCTGCCGGGGTTCAACGAGGTGCCACCGTCGCAACTGGCCGGTCTGGGCGCACCCGATCCAGCCATCCTGCTCGACCCTGCCAAGGGCCTGACGGGGGTGCTGCCGACGCTGAAGGACGCCAAGATCAAGGGCGACACCCGCGACGGCGCGAAGGTGCTGACCGAGGTCACCGGCTCGGTCGAGGGCAAGACGCTGCAGGGCATCTTCCCGAAGGCACCGGCCGACCAGGACTTCCCGAGCAGCTTCAAGATCGACAAGGACACCAAGCAACTCGTGTCGGCGACGATCACCGGCCCGTACTACGACGGCGCCACCAGCAGCTATGACGTGACCTTCGACAAGTACGGCGAGCAGGTAGAGATCACCAAGCCGTGA
- a CDS encoding sucrase ferredoxin, whose product MSATNSGRPGLCSTFCRDLQEPMPGTAVVATGWIVVEQPGPWGNKAPTQSHLDPEFGAKIDADAKKADLRFGLIRSPGRHADAAPRSHQVYVASTVPGRTWLLGGCVADPKMLLALDLPAVSRGDRDAAMRSLPELAPVNEPVLLVCTNGKRDECCALLGRPIVKALAAQAPGRVWEANHLGGHRFAPTATLLPAGIMYGQLDVETAGAILTAADRGETVLEKLRGRSTWTKRGQLAEITVRNLIGEAGLDALGVVAEDLETVTVRHRDGRLWTVEVISESADPPRPESCGKEPFAMSILRAASVTPGAAS is encoded by the coding sequence GTGAGCGCAACAAACAGCGGCAGACCGGGCCTGTGCTCGACCTTCTGCCGTGACCTGCAGGAACCGATGCCCGGTACGGCGGTGGTCGCCACCGGCTGGATCGTCGTTGAGCAGCCAGGCCCGTGGGGCAACAAAGCGCCGACGCAGAGCCATCTCGATCCCGAGTTCGGCGCCAAGATCGACGCCGACGCGAAGAAGGCGGACCTGCGTTTCGGGCTGATCCGCTCCCCTGGCAGGCACGCCGACGCGGCACCGCGCTCCCACCAGGTCTATGTCGCCAGCACGGTCCCGGGCCGGACCTGGCTGCTCGGCGGCTGCGTCGCCGACCCGAAGATGCTGCTGGCACTCGATCTGCCGGCCGTCAGCCGTGGCGACCGAGACGCGGCGATGCGCTCGCTGCCAGAACTTGCCCCGGTCAACGAACCTGTCCTGCTGGTCTGTACCAACGGCAAGCGCGACGAATGCTGCGCACTGCTCGGCCGGCCGATCGTCAAGGCGCTGGCCGCTCAGGCACCCGGGCGGGTGTGGGAAGCGAACCACCTGGGCGGTCACCGGTTTGCGCCGACCGCTACTCTGCTGCCCGCAGGGATCATGTACGGCCAGCTCGACGTGGAGACGGCCGGAGCCATTCTCACCGCGGCCGACCGCGGTGAGACCGTCCTCGAGAAGCTGCGCGGCCGGTCCACCTGGACCAAGCGCGGCCAGCTCGCCGAGATCACTGTCCGCAACCTCATCGGCGAGGCCGGACTCGACGCCCTCGGCGTCGTGGCGGAAGACCTGGAGACCGTGACGGTCAGGCACCGCGACGGCCGGCTGTGGACCGTCGAGGTGATCAGCGAGTCCGCCGATCCACCCCGCCCGGAGTCCTGCGGAAAGGAACCGTTCGCCATGTCGATCCTGCGTGCCGCAAGCGTCACCCCCGGAGCCGCCTCATGA